TAATGTCGCAGTCGTAGATATCGCTGTCGCCTGCGGTTTTATCGTATTCGTAATCGGTATCGACGCTGTTGAGAGTCTTTGTTTCTATTACGAACTCTAAAAGATATGCCAAATATTCAATAGCCCCAAGGGGATTCGAACCCCTGTTGCCGGGTTGAAAACCCGGTGTCCTAGACCGGCCTAGACGATGGGGCCAAGCATTTTATTCCATAGTGATGGCTTCGACGGGGCAGCTATCAACACAAACGCCGCAATCGATGCAAGCGTCAATATCCACTACCGCCTTACCATCAACCATCTTTATTGCCTCACTCGGGCACTCTGGAACGCAGGATTCACAACCTGTGCATTTTTCTTTGTTTACTTTAGCAGGCATTTTCATAACCCTTTCAAAAACGAATAAAAACCTACCATATCCCATAAGGGATGCCTTCCGGCATAAAAGACGAAATGTTACAGAATTATGTTCATATTACAATATAAATTTTTACAAATCAAGGGGATTGCCCCAATTT
The genomic region above belongs to Phycisphaerae bacterium and contains:
- a CDS encoding 4Fe-4S binding protein, whose protein sequence is MPAKVNKEKCTGCESCVPECPSEAIKMVDGKAVVDIDACIDCGVCVDSCPVEAITME